A region of Beijerinckiaceae bacterium RH AL1 DNA encodes the following proteins:
- a CDS encoding hypothetical protein (ID:RHAL1_p00057;~source:Prodigal:2.6): MQESAYGVVGRKAESGPLFIADFHMAAAERDGAHGIIEQHDSNDIAFAETERIGFTLDQFDIARYGTGFVAFVPAKRIPVDLQTMNDRITKNMGSVIVAPRPFVGKC, encoded by the coding sequence TTGCAGGAGTCTGCCTATGGCGTAGTTGGTCGCAAAGCCGAGAGCGGCCCGCTCTTCATCGCTGATTTCCATATGGCCGCCGCCGAACGAGACGGCGCCCACGGCATCATCGAGCAGCACGACTCGAATGACATAGCCTTCGCTGAGACCGAACGCATAGGCTTCACCCTTGATCAGTTTGACATCGCTCGATACGGGACGGGATTCGTAGCTTTCGTCCCAGCTAAACGGATTCCGGTCGACCTTCAGACGATGAACGATCGGATCACGAAAAACATGGGCTCCGTCATTGTAGCGCCGCGCCCATTCGTCGGAAAGTGCTGA
- a CDS encoding putative Signal transduction histidine kinase (ID:RHAL1_p00051;~source:Prodigal:2.6) gives MTLTDLFRATTFRWTLGIVVALILQSLLISGLLYVSTVQHATSEIDSAIMTSCRSLSGLGYAGMLEEVGEKVLQDVHRVDLVGLFDADGRAVAGNIASLPTELKTQDGPLTVDLVRSNPPDPVPNASRSFACAIPQGGRLVVARDTDAIDGLKALIERALFVATVPAILAAALLGVILGFRGQARFRLVQQAVDDVMAGDLERRLPHRSSRDPFDRLSRAVNDMLDRLQEAIKDVRGLGDDIAHELRTPLTRMRACLERGCEDAEDKRAFRDVGERAIRDIDHALSIVSAILRIRAIETAKRGSEFTSVDVRGLLEDACDLYRPTADEHGVDIEIDKGPPAIAIADRDLLMEAVCNLIDNAIKFTPAGGRVRCSLMTKGRRVETIKIADTGPGIQESERENVFRRFHRGATQGLTEGHGIGLSLVAAIVRLHRFSLKIDDEQPGCSVTIDCRDGGTYRSIASDRSTPHAETSEKPSVGAV, from the coding sequence ATGACCCTCACTGACCTGTTCCGGGCGACGACCTTCAGGTGGACGCTCGGGATCGTCGTCGCGCTGATCCTGCAATCGCTCCTCATATCCGGGCTGCTCTACGTGTCGACGGTCCAGCACGCGACCAGCGAAATCGACAGCGCGATCATGACCAGCTGCCGGTCGCTTTCCGGACTCGGCTACGCGGGCATGTTGGAAGAGGTCGGCGAAAAGGTCCTTCAAGACGTTCATCGTGTCGATCTCGTCGGTCTCTTCGATGCCGATGGCCGGGCTGTTGCCGGCAACATCGCTTCGCTTCCGACGGAACTCAAAACGCAAGACGGCCCGCTGACCGTCGACCTCGTCAGATCGAACCCGCCCGATCCTGTCCCGAACGCGAGCCGATCTTTCGCATGTGCGATTCCGCAGGGTGGCCGGCTCGTCGTCGCCCGCGATACAGACGCGATTGACGGTCTGAAGGCATTGATCGAGCGTGCTCTTTTCGTCGCAACCGTGCCGGCCATCCTCGCCGCCGCGTTGCTCGGCGTCATCCTCGGATTTCGCGGCCAGGCACGCTTCCGACTCGTGCAACAGGCTGTCGACGACGTCATGGCGGGCGATCTCGAGCGACGGCTTCCACACCGATCCTCGCGCGATCCGTTCGATCGCCTTTCGCGAGCCGTCAACGATATGCTCGACAGGCTGCAGGAGGCGATCAAGGACGTGCGTGGGCTCGGTGATGACATCGCCCACGAGTTGCGGACTCCGCTCACGAGGATGCGGGCTTGCCTGGAGCGAGGTTGTGAGGATGCAGAAGATAAAAGGGCGTTTCGAGACGTGGGGGAGCGCGCAATCCGCGATATTGACCACGCGCTCTCGATCGTCTCCGCGATCCTACGCATTCGCGCCATCGAGACCGCTAAGCGGGGCTCGGAGTTCACATCCGTAGACGTTCGCGGGCTTTTGGAGGATGCCTGCGATCTCTACAGGCCGACTGCGGACGAGCACGGGGTCGACATCGAGATCGACAAGGGGCCGCCCGCGATCGCCATCGCCGACCGTGACCTGTTGATGGAGGCGGTCTGCAACCTGATCGACAATGCGATCAAGTTCACGCCGGCTGGCGGCAGGGTCCGCTGCAGCCTCATGACGAAGGGCAGACGGGTCGAGACGATAAAGATCGCCGACACGGGACCAGGCATCCAGGAAAGCGAGCGAGAGAATGTCTTCCGTCGCTTTCACCGCGGCGCCACACAGGGCCTGACGGAAGGGCACGGCATCGGCCTCAGTCTCGTGGCCGCGATCGTTCGATTGCATCGCTTCTCGCTAAAGATCGACGATGAGCAGCCGGGATGCAGTGTCACGATCGATTGCCGCGACGGCGGTACGTACAGATCAATCGCAAGCGACCGATCGACGCCACACGCGGAGACTTCGGAGAAGCCTTCGGTCGGCGCAGTGTAG
- a CDS encoding hypothetical protein (ID:RHAL1_p00058;~source:Prodigal:2.6) gives MVQQACLNMRSVRRLTYSFDVVPRFAKAVFQTHFAYGYRKRGSPSCRAGDLMERGDMGRGAFHHSDIRRLRGTLDLPPGETATSDDMGAEVAMLRLRVSGMTCGHCVSAVTSAVRTIEQAAAVSVDLSSGAVDVHGDPDGAAIIRAIANAGYSVTNAASSAGAEPADPIVSGRKSCCCG, from the coding sequence ATGGTCCAGCAGGCATGCCTCAACATGCGAAGTGTCCGCCGCTTGACCTATTCTTTCGATGTAGTCCCACGTTTTGCGAAGGCGGTTTTTCAAACTCATTTCGCCTATGGCTACAGGAAACGCGGCAGCCCGTCATGTCGTGCGGGCGACCTTATGGAGCGCGGCGATATGGGCAGAGGCGCATTTCACCACTCCGACATACGCCGCCTGCGCGGCACCCTTGACCTTCCCCCGGGGGAGACAGCCACTTCGGATGACATGGGAGCGGAGGTTGCAATGTTGAGGTTGAGAGTTTCCGGTATGACCTGCGGTCATTGCGTGTCCGCCGTGACGAGTGCGGTACGCACTATCGAACAGGCGGCAGCAGTCTCCGTAGATCTTTCAAGCGGCGCCGTGGACGTGCATGGCGACCCTGACGGGGCGGCGATCATTCGGGCCATCGCCAACGCTGGGTATAGCGTAACAAATGCTGCGTCATCGGCCGGCGCAGAGCCGGCCGACCCGATCGTCTCCGGCAGGAAATCTTGCTGCTGCGGCTGA
- a CDS encoding Cobalt-zinc-cadmium resistance protein CzcA (fragment) (ID:RHAL1_p00054;~source:Prodigal:2.6) encodes MVPLSLVASVKIASGPAQISRDKLQRRISIQANVRGRDPQSFVEEAKAKVQAQVKLPPRYSLEWNGQFKNFEEATARLSIVVPMALAAILLLLVMMFGDLSLALLIFLNVPMAATGGIVALTLRGMPFSISAAIGFIATFGIAILNGVVLTSYMTELRAEGRDARQAAHEGAEMRLRPVLMTALVATLGFLPMAISTSAGSEVQRPLATVVIGGLLTATLLTLVVLPAVYPHVADLRLRNPLRLFRARRRQRAITDGARLSWKHPQ; translated from the coding sequence ATGGTACCGCTCTCGCTGGTGGCTTCGGTAAAGATCGCCTCGGGACCAGCTCAGATTAGCCGGGACAAGCTGCAAAGGCGCATCTCGATCCAGGCGAACGTGCGCGGACGCGACCCGCAGAGCTTCGTCGAGGAAGCGAAAGCGAAGGTGCAAGCCCAGGTGAAGCTGCCGCCGCGATACTCTTTGGAATGGAACGGCCAGTTCAAGAATTTCGAAGAGGCGACGGCGCGTCTTTCTATTGTCGTGCCGATGGCGCTCGCCGCAATACTCCTGCTCCTCGTGATGATGTTCGGCGATCTCAGTCTGGCGCTTCTGATCTTCCTCAACGTGCCGATGGCTGCGACCGGCGGCATCGTCGCCCTGACGCTGCGTGGCATGCCGTTCTCGATCTCGGCGGCCATCGGCTTCATCGCCACCTTCGGCATCGCGATCCTGAATGGTGTTGTCCTGACGAGCTACATGACGGAGCTGCGCGCCGAAGGTCGCGACGCCCGCCAGGCGGCGCACGAAGGTGCAGAGATGCGCCTACGCCCCGTCCTCATGACCGCACTCGTTGCGACGCTCGGTTTTCTGCCGATGGCCATATCGACGAGCGCGGGCTCGGAGGTGCAGCGTCCGTTGGCCACCGTCGTGATCGGCGGTCTCCTCACGGCCACCCTGCTGACGCTTGTCGTCCTCCCTGCCGTCTATCCCCACGTTGCCGACTTGCGTCTGCGCAATCCCCTGCGATTGTTCAGAGCGAGACGGCGGCAACGCGCGATAACGGACGGTGCCCGACTTTCCTGGAAGCATCCGCAATGA
- a CDS encoding Histidine kinase (ID:RHAL1_p00053;~source:Prodigal:2.6): MPSAVIGLQLMTTGCMVGPDYVAPAAPAVTGYTRGPLGNPRAAGNLGKMPGAVAQRFVPGGDIGGRWWIAFESKDLNGLVDEALARNPSLEAAQATLDAALENVEAQKGTLFPSVTGDDSTSYQKAPGGGLQSPLENQRRFTYALFTPRLSVSYAPDIFGGQRRQIESVEARAENERFQLEAAYLTLTTNVVLAAIQEASLREQLAVTHRVIEAQENILSLLRKEVALGQIAQADVVQQEAAVAVSRQALAPLERQLAIQRNLLTALSGHFPSEQIRQTFTLASLRLPTRLPVSLPSGLVEQRPDVRAAAALLHQASADVGVAIANRLPQFKISGDAGSSAITLARLATSSANFYSIAGTVSQPLFDAGTLYHRQRASEEGLVQAQARYKSIVIAAFQNVADALSALQSDADAVSAATNAEKATLKSFDLLQKERVAGASNNLQVLIAQQTYLSALVTAAQTKAARYADTTALFQALGGGWWNRSDVKAPRKGTDFFKFL; the protein is encoded by the coding sequence ATGCCGTCGGCGGTCATCGGGCTTCAACTCATGACGACCGGGTGCATGGTCGGTCCCGACTATGTGGCGCCTGCGGCCCCGGCCGTCACCGGCTATACCCGGGGGCCGCTGGGCAATCCTCGCGCGGCCGGCAATCTCGGCAAGATGCCGGGGGCTGTCGCCCAGCGCTTCGTCCCGGGTGGTGACATCGGCGGCCGTTGGTGGATCGCCTTTGAATCGAAGGATCTGAACGGCCTCGTCGACGAGGCCCTCGCCCGAAACCCCAGTCTCGAAGCGGCTCAGGCGACCCTCGATGCAGCGCTGGAGAATGTGGAGGCTCAGAAGGGAACGCTGTTTCCGAGTGTCACCGGCGATGACTCGACCTCGTATCAGAAGGCCCCCGGTGGGGGGCTTCAAAGTCCTCTGGAGAACCAGAGGCGCTTCACCTACGCGCTGTTCACGCCGCGCCTCTCCGTTTCCTATGCGCCGGATATTTTCGGCGGCCAACGCCGCCAGATTGAATCTGTCGAAGCACGGGCCGAGAATGAGCGCTTCCAGCTCGAGGCGGCTTACCTCACCCTGACGACGAATGTCGTTCTTGCAGCGATTCAGGAGGCCTCGTTACGCGAGCAGCTCGCGGTGACTCACAGGGTTATCGAAGCCCAGGAGAATATCCTGAGTCTGCTCAGGAAGGAGGTGGCCCTCGGCCAGATCGCGCAAGCCGATGTCGTCCAGCAGGAGGCGGCGGTCGCCGTATCGCGCCAGGCACTCGCACCCTTGGAAAGGCAACTCGCAATCCAGCGGAATCTTCTCACGGCCTTGTCGGGACACTTTCCGAGCGAGCAGATTCGGCAGACCTTCACGCTGGCGTCCCTTCGCCTTCCTACACGATTGCCGGTTAGCCTGCCCTCCGGCTTGGTCGAGCAGCGGCCGGATGTACGCGCCGCAGCGGCCCTCCTGCATCAAGCGAGCGCGGACGTCGGCGTGGCGATTGCCAACCGCCTGCCGCAGTTCAAGATCTCCGGCGATGCCGGCTCCAGCGCGATCACGCTGGCCAGGCTCGCGACGTCGTCGGCAAACTTCTACAGCATCGCCGGGACAGTCTCGCAGCCGCTTTTCGACGCCGGCACGCTCTACCATCGCCAACGCGCCTCAGAGGAGGGTCTCGTCCAGGCCCAGGCGCGCTACAAGTCGATCGTGATCGCAGCGTTCCAGAACGTGGCCGACGCTCTGAGTGCGCTGCAATCGGACGCCGACGCGGTCAGTGCCGCGACAAATGCCGAGAAAGCCACGCTGAAGAGCTTCGACCTCCTTCAAAAGGAACGTGTGGCGGGCGCGTCGAACAATCTTCAGGTGCTTATCGCGCAGCAGACCTACCTTTCCGCGCTCGTCACAGCCGCCCAGACAAAGGCGGCGCGCTACGCGGACACGACCGCCCTGTTCCAGGCTCTCGGCGGCGGCTGGTGGAACCGCTCGGACGTGAAGGCACCTCGAAAGGGCACCGATTTCTTCAAGTTCCTCTAG
- a CDS encoding hypothetical protein (ID:RHAL1_p00050;~conserved membrane protein of unknown function;~source:Prodigal:2.6): MELVGILSTSSLILGVAAASGTHNNVLIAGVSGLVAGAMSMAAGEYVSVSSQSDSEQADIGRERKELADDEEGETEELASIYVKRGLEQGLALKVARQLMACDAIGAHTRDELGISDATSARPIQAALTSAMSFSIGGALPLLMAVVTPTGVLVEAVAVASLLFLALLGAIGARTGGASILKATIRVTFWGALAMAVTAGIGSAFGTAL; encoded by the coding sequence GTGGAACTCGTCGGGATTCTATCGACATCCAGTCTTATCCTCGGTGTCGCCGCTGCCTCTGGCACGCACAACAATGTCCTTATCGCTGGTGTGTCTGGGTTGGTTGCAGGCGCCATGTCTATGGCTGCCGGCGAGTACGTTTCCGTAAGTTCGCAGTCCGACAGCGAGCAAGCAGACATCGGCCGGGAGCGCAAAGAGCTTGCTGACGACGAGGAGGGAGAAACCGAGGAGCTGGCGTCGATCTATGTGAAGCGCGGCCTCGAGCAAGGCTTGGCGTTGAAGGTTGCCCGACAGCTGATGGCTTGTGATGCAATTGGCGCCCACACGCGGGATGAGCTCGGTATCTCAGATGCCACGTCAGCACGCCCAATCCAGGCGGCCTTGACGTCAGCCATGTCTTTTTCGATCGGCGGGGCTCTGCCCCTGCTGATGGCGGTGGTGACACCTACTGGTGTGCTTGTCGAGGCCGTCGCAGTCGCGTCCTTGCTGTTCCTCGCGCTTCTGGGTGCGATCGGGGCAAGGACGGGCGGCGCAAGCATTCTGAAAGCGACGATCCGTGTCACGTTTTGGGGAGCTTTGGCGATGGCGGTGACGGCCGGAATAGGATCAGCCTTCGGCACGGCCTTATAA
- a CDS encoding Efflux transporter periplasmic adaptor subunit (ID:RHAL1_p00056;~source:Prodigal:2.6) produces MSKPVKLFAAVSIVVALAGAWWIVSGTIVGTQSDTQQATSLPKRKSRTDAAPNTVHVDAHARNQLGLAFGTAEVREIVKPVSVPGIVSFDDRRVTHLKPRTKGRVLTLAVEPGDVVEPGAVLATLDASGVLDAHNGLEGARASLGEAKATRDAALIAVTRAKALLKIGGIAKAELERRQVEAAKAEAAIQSAQAQADLYSAQYDRLAPARGAAPGTSEIVAPIKGVVISENITLGEVIDTTQDAFTVADPSKVLVLASLFGFDIDAVKKGDKAVIHAPVGTQADFGARVLSVNAALDPMTNAAAARIQVENPRHALRANMYVAVDIEANLGRHGVTIPAAAVQQTEQGPIAFVRTSEDTFVKRALTLGLQRTDWVEVVKGVSSGERVATEGSFGLKAMLLRSLLGSTD; encoded by the coding sequence GTGTCCAAGCCCGTCAAGCTGTTCGCCGCAGTCTCGATCGTCGTCGCGCTCGCAGGTGCGTGGTGGATCGTTTCCGGCACGATCGTGGGCACCCAGAGCGACACGCAACAGGCGACATCGCTACCCAAGCGTAAATCTCGCACGGACGCGGCTCCGAACACCGTCCATGTCGACGCGCACGCGCGAAATCAGCTCGGGCTGGCATTCGGAACAGCCGAGGTGCGGGAAATCGTAAAACCTGTCAGTGTCCCGGGAATCGTGAGCTTCGATGATCGGCGCGTCACCCATCTCAAGCCGCGGACGAAGGGACGCGTGCTTACGCTCGCGGTCGAGCCAGGCGACGTCGTCGAGCCGGGAGCCGTGCTTGCGACGCTCGATGCGAGTGGCGTACTCGACGCGCATAACGGGCTCGAGGGCGCACGGGCGAGTCTTGGAGAAGCCAAGGCGACGCGCGATGCCGCGTTGATCGCGGTCACACGCGCGAAAGCGCTGCTCAAGATCGGCGGCATTGCCAAGGCCGAACTCGAGCGACGTCAGGTCGAAGCCGCCAAAGCGGAAGCCGCGATTCAATCGGCGCAGGCGCAGGCCGATCTTTATTCCGCGCAATACGATCGGCTCGCGCCGGCACGCGGAGCGGCTCCAGGGACGAGCGAGATCGTCGCGCCGATCAAAGGAGTCGTCATCAGCGAGAATATTACGCTGGGCGAGGTAATCGACACAACGCAGGACGCGTTCACGGTCGCAGACCCGTCGAAGGTTCTCGTCCTCGCCAGCCTCTTTGGCTTCGACATTGATGCGGTGAAGAAAGGCGACAAAGCCGTCATCCACGCGCCCGTCGGGACACAAGCCGACTTCGGGGCACGCGTGCTTTCAGTCAACGCCGCGCTCGATCCGATGACGAACGCTGCGGCGGCCCGCATACAAGTCGAAAACCCACGACACGCTCTCAGAGCCAACATGTACGTCGCCGTCGATATCGAGGCCAACCTTGGACGACACGGCGTCACGATACCCGCTGCGGCCGTGCAGCAGACGGAACAAGGCCCGATCGCCTTCGTACGGACCTCCGAAGACACGTTCGTCAAACGGGCTTTGACACTCGGACTTCAGCGGACGGACTGGGTCGAGGTTGTGAAGGGCGTGTCGTCGGGCGAAAGGGTGGCGACCGAAGGAAGCTTCGGGCTCAAAGCCATGCTGCTGCGAAGCCTTCTCGGCTCAACGGACTGA
- a CDS encoding Cation efflux system protein CzcA (fragment) (ID:RHAL1_p00055;~source:Prodigal:2.6), which produces MRSWFQLLVSRRWLILAMTAFAVAAGLYDLTGLSIDAVPDISPKQVMILTQSPGLGPLEVERLVSFPVENAMAGAPGLKELRSTSRFGVSAVYVTFESAVSIDEARNQVYQRLADAKATMAAGVGEPRMGPMATGLGEVYQFELRGPGYSPMTLRRLLQWTIAPQLKLTPGVADVNIYGGEMPTYEVQVDADALRRYGVTLNQVYTALSENNAARGGAYIEHNDQQEVIRGLGLVSGTKDLDDIVVTTQQGGIPVMLKDLGKVVEAPKVRLGAVTHDGQGETVVGVTLMQYGANADQVVAAAKATLAKIKSELPPGVEIKPYYDRSELVGRTIDTVAHNLAEGAVLVVVVLLVLLGSLRAGLLVAAAIPLSMLIAFAGMRAIGLSGNLMSLGAIDFGLIVDGAVVMIENVLRARAQMPARPAAEVIRDATAEVAKPIVFAVAIIVMVYLPILALSGVAGKMFRPMALTVILALTSSLFVTVTVIPAMAAAFLSGGRIDDRETKVVGFVRRLYTPLLRVASRHALLTVLVSIALFAGSCVLALRLGGEFLPQLAEGSIVVTSEKLPGIDLQASLKKVTQIEKALKSFPEVTRVVSLTGSAEIPTDPMGVESTDSFITLSDPSTWKTADSQDGLVTAFQRRLETDVPGVAFTFSQPIQMRMEDLLEGVRGDVAISLYGDDLKTLQSKAQEVGRVVSGVKGAADVKPEAQAGTPAMTIAIDRGVAARYGVNATDVLDVVESIGGRPSGVVYGQDNSITEIVVRLAKATAAISNASATFRSAAADVAWYRSRWWLR; this is translated from the coding sequence ATGCGATCCTGGTTTCAGCTGCTCGTCAGTCGCCGGTGGCTCATCCTGGCGATGACCGCCTTCGCGGTGGCTGCGGGCCTTTACGATCTCACTGGTCTGTCGATCGACGCTGTGCCCGACATTTCGCCGAAGCAGGTCATGATTCTGACTCAGTCGCCGGGTCTCGGGCCGTTGGAAGTCGAGCGTCTCGTCAGCTTTCCCGTCGAGAATGCAATGGCGGGTGCCCCGGGTCTCAAAGAACTCCGCTCGACCTCGCGCTTCGGCGTCTCCGCCGTCTACGTCACCTTCGAAAGTGCCGTTTCGATCGACGAGGCGAGAAACCAAGTCTACCAGCGTCTGGCGGATGCCAAAGCGACGATGGCCGCCGGCGTCGGCGAACCACGCATGGGACCGATGGCGACCGGCCTCGGCGAGGTCTACCAGTTCGAGCTGCGTGGACCGGGCTATTCCCCGATGACACTGCGCCGGCTGCTGCAATGGACGATCGCGCCCCAGCTCAAACTGACCCCCGGCGTCGCCGACGTGAACATCTACGGCGGCGAGATGCCGACTTACGAGGTCCAGGTCGACGCCGACGCCTTGCGCCGTTACGGCGTCACGCTGAACCAGGTCTACACGGCGCTCTCCGAGAACAATGCCGCGCGGGGAGGCGCCTATATCGAGCACAACGATCAACAGGAGGTCATCCGTGGCCTCGGCCTTGTCAGCGGCACGAAAGATCTCGACGACATCGTCGTCACCACGCAGCAGGGCGGCATCCCCGTGATGCTGAAGGACCTCGGGAAGGTCGTCGAGGCACCGAAGGTGAGGCTCGGCGCCGTAACGCACGACGGTCAGGGCGAGACGGTCGTTGGCGTCACGCTCATGCAATATGGTGCGAATGCGGACCAAGTCGTTGCCGCCGCAAAGGCGACCCTCGCCAAGATCAAGAGCGAGCTGCCGCCAGGGGTAGAGATCAAACCTTACTACGACCGCAGCGAGCTGGTCGGGCGAACGATTGACACGGTGGCGCACAATCTCGCGGAAGGTGCGGTGCTCGTCGTCGTCGTCCTTCTCGTCCTGCTCGGCAGTCTACGCGCCGGCCTTCTCGTCGCCGCTGCGATCCCGCTCTCCATGCTCATCGCTTTCGCAGGCATGCGGGCGATAGGCCTCTCCGGCAACCTGATGAGCCTCGGCGCCATCGACTTCGGCCTGATCGTAGACGGCGCCGTCGTCATGATCGAGAACGTGCTGCGGGCACGCGCCCAGATGCCCGCGCGGCCGGCGGCCGAGGTGATCCGCGACGCCACCGCGGAGGTCGCCAAACCGATCGTCTTCGCGGTGGCGATCATTGTGATGGTCTATCTGCCGATCCTCGCGCTGAGCGGTGTGGCTGGCAAGATGTTCCGGCCGATGGCGCTCACCGTCATTCTCGCGCTGACGAGCTCGCTTTTCGTCACGGTCACAGTGATCCCGGCGATGGCGGCGGCGTTCCTCTCCGGCGGCCGCATCGACGATCGCGAGACGAAGGTCGTTGGCTTCGTGCGGCGCCTTTACACGCCGCTTCTTCGCGTCGCGTCCCGCCACGCCCTCTTGACGGTGCTGGTCAGCATCGCGCTTTTCGCGGGCAGCTGCGTTCTGGCTTTGCGCCTCGGTGGCGAGTTCCTGCCGCAACTCGCCGAAGGCTCGATCGTCGTCACCTCGGAGAAGCTACCGGGTATCGACCTGCAAGCCTCCCTCAAAAAAGTCACACAGATCGAGAAGGCCTTGAAGAGCTTCCCGGAGGTCACGCGTGTCGTATCGCTCACGGGCAGCGCCGAGATCCCGACCGATCCCATGGGCGTCGAGTCGACCGACAGTTTCATCACCCTGTCCGATCCATCGACCTGGAAGACGGCCGACAGTCAGGATGGTCTCGTGACCGCTTTCCAGAGACGCCTGGAGACGGACGTTCCTGGCGTCGCCTTCACTTTCTCGCAGCCGATCCAGATGCGCATGGAGGATCTTCTGGAAGGCGTGCGCGGCGATGTAGCGATCAGCCTCTACGGCGACGACCTGAAGACCCTCCAGAGCAAGGCCCAGGAGGTCGGCCGCGTCGTCAGCGGCGTGAAAGGCGCCGCCGACGTGAAGCCCGAAGCGCAGGCCGGCACGCCGGCGATGACGATCGCGATCGACCGCGGCGTCGCGGCGCGCTACGGCGTCAACGCCACCGACGTGCTCGACGTCGTCGAGAGCATCGGCGGACGACCGTCCGGGGTGGTCTACGGCCAAGACAATTCGATTACCGAGATCGTCGTTCGTCTCGCGAAGGCGACCGCAGCGATATCGAACGCGTCCGCAACCTTCCGGTCGGCCGCAGCGGACGTCGCATGGTACCGCTCTCGCTGGTGGCTTCGGTAA
- a CDS encoding Two-component system response regulator (ID:RHAL1_p00052;~source:Prodigal:2.6) — protein MAKVLLIEDDLGTAEEVMFELQRCGHSVTRAASGPEGLTSARDPFDVMVVDRLLPGLEGLDVIRTLRDEGVRTPALVVSALASLDDRVRGLRAGGDDYLPKPFALVELVARLEALLRRPVETRETLLRLGPLELDLLTRKASRAGRALDLQSRELDILEYLVKRRGRIVTRSMLLQDVWGYRFEPRSNVVDVHMSKLRRKVDAPDELPLIRNIRGEGYRIDDPH, from the coding sequence ATGGCTAAAGTCCTTCTGATCGAGGACGACCTCGGGACGGCGGAGGAGGTCATGTTCGAGCTTCAACGCTGCGGTCATTCGGTGACCCGAGCCGCGAGCGGTCCCGAGGGACTGACGAGCGCGCGCGATCCGTTCGACGTGATGGTGGTCGACCGCCTGTTGCCCGGACTAGAGGGGCTCGATGTCATCAGGACGTTGCGCGACGAAGGAGTTCGAACGCCGGCGCTCGTCGTCAGCGCACTCGCCAGTCTCGATGATCGCGTCCGCGGCCTGCGAGCGGGTGGCGACGACTATCTGCCCAAGCCCTTCGCTCTGGTCGAGCTCGTTGCCCGGCTAGAGGCCCTTTTGCGTAGGCCGGTCGAGACGCGCGAGACACTCTTGCGCCTCGGTCCTCTCGAACTCGACTTGCTGACACGAAAAGCAAGCCGCGCCGGGCGTGCACTCGATCTGCAATCGCGTGAGCTCGACATCCTCGAATATCTCGTGAAGCGACGCGGCCGCATCGTCACCCGTTCGATGTTGCTTCAGGATGTCTGGGGCTATCGTTTCGAGCCGCGCTCGAATGTCGTCGACGTTCATATGAGCAAGCTCAGACGCAAGGTCGATGCGCCCGATGAGCTGCCGCTCATCCGCAATATCCGCGGCGAAGGCTATCGGATCGATGACCCTCACTGA